A stretch of the Nicotiana tabacum cultivar K326 chromosome 6, ASM71507v2, whole genome shotgun sequence genome encodes the following:
- the LOC107779634 gene encoding LOW QUALITY PROTEIN: uncharacterized protein LOC107779634 (The sequence of the model RefSeq protein was modified relative to this genomic sequence to represent the inferred CDS: deleted 1 base in 1 codon) — MAEEEVMVEATTTSGPVPSDHHKRKLEDFEPEEVGSDPKPEAESDSVQKPPADEEDVDGSEAKRPRLEDNKANGLAAQNGYEEKIEEEPKEDDNVQPSEAEKNDTHPEVSQEVATEAAESVREQPADTDQKTGDVEHSDAEKISEAEKSSQVDEPSKGDIQELDVEKSTQVDEPSKGEGDIGEPDAEKSTQVDEPSKGDIQEPSAEAPETEGVQLDQEHPASDDQTFTRKMEVPNNKVGVLIGKSGDTIRYLQYNSGAKIQIMRDADTDPHAATRPVELIGTLENINKAEKLIKDVIAEADAGGSPALVARGFGTVQAVVGEQIEIQVPNEKVGLIIGKGGETIKSLQTRSGARIQLVPLPSDGKESKERTVRVTGDKKQIDMAREMIKEVMSQPVVRPSTQSSGYGQQAFRPRGGAAPPQWGPRGGHPGQFPGYDYHQRGQYSSRSPQYPPPAYGNYPPQQAPRGGFGQGWEQRPPASMQGPQSQANYSYGQAHGPDYGQSYPHHQAQHGQGYGHGYTDVKYDHQMAPQNQYGGHGPSQPTSYPQSAAHPSYGTHEQYGKPPSYGMHPQASHSQPYSHPRANQPGEVPYQQGPAPSTQGYGASMPQQSSNQQYPYASSGQMQQTYPAYGSTVTADGYNHPQAAPACGPGYPQQSAQPVPGYGQPVPQQPPAYAQAAPAGGYSSYPSQPAYTEQQATNSAGYGYQAPVDQTYSGAQASTTYSAPYTGQQAYAQPATVPAAAPAQPGYDQSMAQSGGYATVPAAAGYVKSVSPQPGYAQYDANQMYGAPR; from the exons ATGGCAGAGGAAGAAGTGATGGTGGAAGCAACAACAACAAGCGGCCCGGTTCCATCGGATCATCACAAGAGAAAGCTGGAAGATTTCGAACCTGAAGAAGTCGGGTCGGACCCGAAACCGGAAGCGGAGTCGGATTCCGTGCAAAAACCTCCTGCTGATGAGGAAGATGTTGATGGGTCTGAAGCTAAAAGACCTCGTTTGGAGGATAACAAAGCTAATGGATTAG CAGCCCAAAATGGTTATGAGGAGAAGATAGAGGAAGAGCCGAAAGAAGATGACAATGTGCAGCCGTCAGAGGCTGAAAAGAATGATACTCACCCAGAGGTGTCTCAAGAAGTAGCCACGGAAGCTGCCGAATCAGTTAGGGAACAACCTGCTGATACTGATCAGAAAACAGGGGATGTTGAACATTCTGATGCTGAAAAAATTTCTGAGGCAGAGAAGAGTTCACAGGTAGATGAACCATCTAAAGGTGACATTCAGGAGCTTGATGTAGAGAAGAGTACACAGGTCGATGAGCCATCTAAAGGTGAAGGTGACATTGGGGAGCCTGATGCAGAGAAGAGTACACAGGTCGATGAGCCGTCTAAAGGTGACATTCAGGAGCCATCAGCTGAAGCGCCTGAAACAGAGGGTGTTCAGCTCGATCAAGAGCATCCAGCCTCTGATGATCAAACATTTACACGCAAAATGGAGGTCCCCAATAATAAG GTTGGGGTTCTTATTGGAAAATCCGGGGATACTATTCGATACCTGCAATACAACTCGGGAGCTAAAATTCAGATAATGCGTGATGCTGATACAGATCCACATGCTGCAACCAGACCTGTCGAACTGATTGGAACattagaaaatataaataaagctGAAAAATTAATAAAGGATGTCATAGCTGAG GCGGATGCGGGTGGTTCTCCTGCACTTGTGGCTAGAGGCTTTGGCACTGTGCAGGCTGTGGTTGGAGAACAGATCGagatacaagttccaaatgagaAG GTTGGTTTAATTATTGGAAAAGGTGGGGAAACTATCAAGAGTCTTCAGACAAGATCAGGGGCACGAATTCAG CTGGTTCCACTTCCTTCTGATGGAAAAGAATCTAAAGAAAGAACAGTGCGAGTGACTGGTGATAAAAAGCAAATTGATATGGCAAGAGAGATGATCAAAGAAGTCATGAGTCAG CCTGTTGTAAGGCCATCAACACAATCTTCGGGTTATGGTCAGCAGGCATTTCGCCCACGTGGCGGAGCTGCTCCCCCACAATGGGGACCCCGAGGTGGTCATCCTGGGCAGTTTCCAGGTTATGATTACCATCAAAGAGGACAATATTCATCTCGCAGCCCACAATATCCACCTCCTGCTTATGGAAATTATCCTCCACAGCAAGCACCAAGAGGCGGATTTGGTCAGGGTTGGGAGCAAAGGCCTCCAGCCTCTATGCAGGGCCCTCAGTCACAG GCAAACTACAGCTATGGGCAGGCACATGGTCCAGATTATGGCCAGTCATACCCTCATCATCAAGCACAGCATGGACAAGGCTATGGGCATGGATACACTGATGTAAAATATGATCACCAGATGGCACCACAGAATCAGTATGGAGGACATGGACCTTCTCAGCCGACATCTTACCCTCAAAGTGCTGCACATCCCAGCTATGGCACACATGAACAATATGGTAAACCTCCTTCATATGGTATGCATCCACAGGCTTCCCATTCGCAACCTTACAGCCATCCCAGGGCTAATCAACCTGGAGAAGTGCCATATCAGCAGGGTCCAGCTCCATCAACTCAAGGATATGGTGCTAGTATGccgcagcag agcagcaatcaGCAATACCCCTATGCATCTAGTGGGCAAATGCAACAAACTTACCCTGCATATGGATCCACCGTTACCGCCGATGGATACAATCACCCACAAGCTGCTCCAGCTTGTGGTCCTGGGTATCCTCAGCAGAGTGCCCAGCCTGTTCCTGGATATGGTCAGCCTGTACCACAACAACCTCCTGCTTATGCCCAAGCAGCCCCTGCTGGAGGTTACAGTTCCTACCCTTCACAGCCCGCTTACACTGAACAGCAGGCAACAAATAGTGCAGGCTATGGTTATCAGGCACCAGTTGACCAAACTTACAGTGGTGCTCAGGCTTCAACTACTTATAGCGCACCATATACTGGACAGCAAGCTTATGCTCAACCAGCTACAGTTCCTGCTGCAGCCCCGGCTCAGCCTGGTTATGATCAATCCATGGCTCAATCAGGTGGTTATGCAACTGTACCTGCTGCTGCTGGTTACGTGAAGAGTGTCTCGCCCCAGCCTGGTTATGCACAGTATGATGCTAATCAGATGTATGGTGCCCCAAGGTGA